From Triticum aestivum cultivar Chinese Spring chromosome 4A, IWGSC CS RefSeq v2.1, whole genome shotgun sequence, a single genomic window includes:
- the LOC123087944 gene encoding U-box domain-containing protein 35 yields MSMEIEEEDSGETAPEMEAPGVSTVAIAVSGSRSSRHALKWALDKFVPGGRVLFRILHVRPPITMVPTPMGNYIPVSQVRDDVASAYREELEWQARNMLLPYKKMCAQTQVEAEAVLLESDDVPAAISEEIDKFNIGKLVLGSSSRSIFRRKLKGSKTATKISECIPSFCTAYVISKGKLSFVHSATSDACETPKTISSSTVSSPSSRSLSSAPSECAERNGAAAVLFRQSSLSSQRDHALANINRRASPSGSGGSEISYHADTTLMTNSHSIASGAQLSSSSSSGDSVYKSFRRDSSPDIPDLQAEVSEIATSLKHSHDQDDLTLQIESMKVKLQHLQKLHECAHTEPVDSTQKLHNNLGIHRVEHEVKLREIDLTEEIVRRLLRRMEREEEEVAEREAQPIQSSSGQKSTEGDGDHQNAGEINTGLKNAGRFLTEYNRYSWEHIQAATSSFSSDLVIGKGTYGTVYKAKFQHTVAAVKVLNSLEGFGTQQLQQELEVLGKIRHPHLLLLLGACPERGCVVYEYMENGSLDDALHHRRNGTRPLAWYDRVRVAWEVATAVAFLHNARPDPIIHRDLKPANILLDRNLSSKVGDVGLSTALLHHSGAGGGAGQQQSTMVRNTTPVGTFCYIDPEYQRTGAVSAKSDVYALGVVMLQLLTGRTSPLGLAHAVETALEEDGGDSFAEMLDATAGQWPPEEARELAALALQCAEMRRRDRPGLREHILPVLERIKDVAARAARETKALLLRTASSSAAPGHFLCPILQEIMEDPCVAADGYTYDRKAIETWVSMKDKSPMTNLRLPSKSLIPNHSLRSAIIDWSSKNR; encoded by the exons ATGTCGATGGAGATCGAGGAGGAGGACTCCGGCGAGACGGCGCCGGAGATGGAGGCGCCCGGCGTGAGCACGGTGGCCATCGCGGTGAGCGGGAGCAGGAGCAGCAGGCACGCGCTCAAGTGGGCCCTCGACAAGTTCGTGCCCGGCGGCAGGGTCCTCTTCCGGATCCTCCATGTCCGCCCGCCCATCACCATGGTGCCCACTCCAA TGGGCAATTACATCCCGGTGTCGCAAGTACGCGACGATGTGGCGTCGGCGTACAGGGAAGAGCTGGAATGGCAAGCGAGGAACATGTTGCTCCCTTACAAGAAGATGTGTGCTCAGACACAG GTGGAAGCTGAAGCTGTTTTACTTGAATCTGATGACGTGCCTGCTGCTATAAGCGAGGAAATCGACAAATTCAACATTGGCAAGCTGGTCTTGGGCTCTTCGTCCAGAAGCATATTCCGAAG GAAGCTCAAAGGAAGCAAGACTGCAACCAAAATCTCTGAATGCATTCCAAGCTTCTGTACAGCATACGTTATTTCAAAGGGCAAACTGTCATTCGTGCACTCAGCTACATCTGATGCCTGCGAAACACCGAAGACCATATCTTCTTCAACTGTTTCTTCTCCTAGCTCCAGAAGCCTTTCCAGTGCACCCTCAG AGTGCGCTGAGAGAAATGGAGCAGCAGCTGTATTGTTCCGCCAGTCTTCTCTGTCATCGCAACGTGATCACGCACTCGCAAACATAAACAGGAGAGCTAGCCCTTCAGGCAGTGGAGGCAGCGAGATCTCTTACCATGCTGACACAACCCTGATGACAAATTCACACTCGATCGCATCGGGAGCACAactcagtagcagcagcagcagtggggATTCAGTTTACAAGAGCTTCCGAAGAGATAGCTCCCCAGACATCCCTGACCTGCAGGCAGAAGTTTCAGAAATTGCAACAAGCCTGAAGCATTCTCATGACCAG GATGACCTGACGCTTCAAATTGAGAGTATGAAGGTCAAACTGCAACACCTTCAGAAGCTTCACGAGTGTGCTCATACTGAACCGGTTGACTCCACTCAGAAA TTACACAACAACTTGGGGATCCACCGTGTCGAGCACGAAGTCAAACTTCGAGAAATTGACCTGACAGAAGAAATAGTGAGGAGATTGCTAAGGCGAATGGAGAGAGAAGAAGAGGAGGTGGCCGAAAGAGAAGCTCAACCTATCCAAAGCTCTTCTGGACAGAAATCAACAGAGGGCGATGGTGATCACCAAAATGCTGGAGAGATCAACACAGGACTGAAAAACGCCGGACGATTTTTAACCGAGTATAATAGGTACTCATGGGAGCATATCCAAGCGGCGACTTCATCGTTTTCAAGTGATCTTGTGATTGGTAAGGGGACATATGGAACAGTCTACAAGGCTAAGTTTCAGCATACTGTTGCAGCAGTGAAAGTTCTCAACTCCCTTGAAGGTTTTGGAACTCAGCAGTTACAGCAAGAG CTGGAGGTCCTGGGCAAGATCCGGCACCctcacctgctgctgctgctgggcgcgtgcCCGGAGCGCGGCTGCGTGGTGTACGAGTACATGGAGAACGGCAGCCTGGATGATGCTCTCCACCACCGCCGGAACGGCACACGGCCGCTCGCCTGGTACGACCGCGTCCGCGTCGCCTGGGAGGTGGCCACCGCCGTCGCCTTCCTCCACAATGCCAGACCGGACCCCATCATCCACCGTGACCTCAAGCCGGCCAACATCCTGCTCGACCGGAACCTCTCCAGCAAGGTCGGTGACGTCGGCCTCTCAACGGCGCTGCTCCACCACTCGGGCGCCGGAGGTGGAGCAGGCCAGCAGCAGTCCACGATGGTGAGGAACACGACGCCCGTGGGCACGTTCTGCTACATCGACCCGGAGTACCAGCGGACGGGCGCCGTGTCGGCCAAGTCAGACGTGTATGCGCTCGGCGTGGTAATGCTGCAGCTGCTCACAGGGCGGACATCGCCGCTGGGGCTCGCCCACGCCGTGGAGACCGCGCTGGAGGAAGACGGCGGTGACTCCTTCGCGGAGATGCTGGACGCAACCGCCGGGCAGTGGCCGCCGGAGGAGGCGCGGGAGCTGGCAGCGCTGGCGCTGCAGTGCGCAGAGATGCGGCGCAGGGACCGGCCAGGGCTGCGCGAGCACATCCTCCCAGTGCTGGAGAGGATTAAGGACGTTGCAGCCAGAGCCGCCAGGGAGACAAAGGCCCTTCTCCTCCGGACAGCATCATCGTCAGCGGCGCCGGGCCACTTCCTCTGCCCCATTCTTCAGGAAATCATGGAGGACCCATGCGTCGCCGCCGACGGTTACACCTACGACCGGAAGGCGATCGAGACATGGGTGAGCATGAAGGACAAGTCGCCGATGACCAACCTCCGGCTGCCAAGCAAGAGCCTCATCCCCAACCACTCGCTCCGGTCGGCCATCATAGACTGGAGCTCCAAGAACAGATGA